The following proteins come from a genomic window of Pirellula staleyi DSM 6068:
- a CDS encoding serine hydrolase domain-containing protein — MSRLSIRSLAVSILWLLVATFGHTMAVAEGPLVTTVAPADVNFDEAKLAKIDELVAAALENKQLPGCVVVIGRAGKVVLKKAYGNKRLQPTLEPMTTDTVFDLASLTKPIATATSAMILLDQKKIALDDPIAKYLPELAAKDDAPTIEHLLTHTAGYIADNNISDYQNGREVAIEKLNGQKLRTKPGKQFVYSDVCFMLLGLVVEKASGEPLDQFAKKNIFEKLGMQETGYLPSDELKLRAAPTTMRDGKWIQGEVHDPRSHLLGGVAGHAGLFSTADDLAIYASAMLKHGTLGDASLMSDATWKEMLTPREVFSSSRGSERRAQTRCLGWDHATGFSSNAPSGRSGLAIGHGGFTGTAMWIDPELDLFVIFLSNRVHPDGSGSVNRLAGEIGTVAVEAMRK, encoded by the coding sequence GTGTCACGACTTTCGATCCGCTCCCTTGCTGTTTCTATTTTGTGGCTGCTCGTTGCCACGTTTGGTCACACGATGGCGGTTGCCGAGGGACCTCTAGTAACGACGGTAGCCCCTGCGGATGTCAACTTCGACGAAGCCAAACTCGCCAAGATTGACGAACTGGTGGCCGCAGCACTCGAGAACAAACAACTCCCCGGGTGTGTGGTGGTGATTGGTCGCGCGGGGAAAGTAGTGCTCAAAAAGGCGTATGGCAACAAGCGGCTTCAGCCGACTCTTGAACCGATGACGACCGACACCGTGTTCGACCTCGCCTCGCTCACCAAACCGATCGCGACAGCCACCTCGGCGATGATCCTGCTCGACCAAAAGAAGATCGCGCTCGATGATCCGATTGCAAAATATCTTCCCGAACTCGCTGCGAAAGACGATGCGCCGACCATCGAGCATTTGCTAACGCATACCGCTGGCTACATCGCCGACAACAATATTTCCGACTATCAAAATGGTCGTGAGGTGGCGATTGAAAAATTGAACGGTCAAAAGCTACGCACCAAACCGGGCAAACAATTTGTGTATAGCGATGTTTGCTTCATGCTTCTCGGGCTTGTTGTGGAGAAAGCAAGTGGCGAGCCGCTCGATCAGTTTGCCAAGAAGAACATTTTCGAGAAGTTGGGAATGCAAGAGACTGGCTATTTGCCAAGTGATGAACTGAAGCTTCGTGCTGCGCCAACCACGATGCGCGATGGGAAGTGGATTCAAGGGGAAGTGCACGATCCCCGCTCGCATTTGCTCGGCGGTGTGGCGGGCCATGCGGGGCTGTTTAGTACGGCAGATGATCTGGCGATTTATGCCTCGGCGATGCTGAAGCACGGAACCTTGGGAGATGCTTCGCTGATGAGCGATGCGACTTGGAAAGAGATGCTCACGCCTCGCGAGGTCTTTTCATCGTCGCGCGGAAGTGAGCGACGAGCACAAACACGCTGCCTAGGCTGGGATCATGCGACTGGCTTTTCGTCGAATGCTCCGAGCGGCAGGTCGGGCTTGGCGATTGGCCACGGAGGTTTCACCGGCACTGCGATGTGGATCGATCCTGAACTCGATCTGTTCGTGATATTTCTCAGCAACCGTGTGCATCCCGACGGAAGTGGCTCAGTGAATCGACTCGCCGGTGAGATTGGCACCGTAGCGGTTGAAGCGATGCGAAAGTAA
- a CDS encoding DUF1501 domain-containing protein, which produces MNNTKCPAWEHRLSRRAMLASTIAGAAAGMMGPLASRSLADDLAKRRKQVLMIWIDGGMSQLESWDPKPNTLFGGPFRAIPTSVPGVHVSELLRKTSQQMHHLAVVRSMCTQDNSHSAGVARIQRGDPKNRGVTYPYFGSAVAKLLGPGESGLPPYVWIKPGSGGFMHQDAGFLGPKFGAVAFGDGKPPENLPLHASLTMDEETRRQSLREKINARYAQGRSPTVSDASSYVYDVARNLMRRQDLFDTTTFDPRDVERYGTHELGRHILQARKMIEAGVTFVKVNSYGWDTHGDNFNGHLSLVPRFDQPFASLIEDLNERGLLDNTLVIALSEFGRTPRINGHIGRDHWPEAWSIAMAGCGVQKGAVIGKTNALGTFVDGEAYDIGHMFHTWFAALGIDTSKTEYDNAGQPLPLAHDDCSVVKQLLL; this is translated from the coding sequence ATGAACAATACAAAATGCCCCGCCTGGGAACATCGACTTTCACGTCGAGCGATGCTCGCATCGACGATTGCTGGGGCTGCGGCTGGCATGATGGGTCCACTCGCCAGCCGCTCGCTCGCGGATGATCTTGCCAAGCGTCGCAAACAAGTGCTGATGATTTGGATCGATGGGGGCATGAGCCAACTCGAATCGTGGGACCCGAAACCCAACACGCTGTTTGGTGGTCCGTTTCGCGCGATTCCGACCAGCGTTCCCGGCGTGCATGTCAGCGAGCTGCTTCGTAAAACTTCGCAGCAGATGCATCACCTTGCGGTCGTGCGGAGCATGTGTACGCAAGACAATTCGCACTCCGCCGGTGTTGCGCGGATTCAGCGCGGCGATCCCAAGAATCGGGGCGTCACCTATCCCTACTTCGGTAGCGCGGTCGCCAAACTGCTGGGCCCCGGCGAAAGCGGACTCCCTCCGTATGTTTGGATCAAACCCGGCAGCGGCGGCTTCATGCATCAGGATGCTGGCTTCCTCGGACCCAAGTTCGGAGCGGTCGCTTTCGGCGATGGCAAGCCACCCGAAAATCTTCCGCTCCACGCTTCGCTCACGATGGACGAAGAAACACGCCGCCAATCGCTGCGCGAGAAGATCAACGCTCGCTATGCCCAAGGGCGCTCGCCAACGGTCAGCGATGCGAGCAGCTATGTCTACGACGTCGCTCGCAATCTGATGCGTAGGCAAGACCTCTTCGACACAACCACGTTCGACCCGCGTGATGTCGAGCGCTACGGCACCCACGAACTCGGCAGGCACATTCTGCAGGCTCGCAAGATGATCGAAGCGGGCGTCACGTTCGTGAAAGTGAACAGCTATGGCTGGGATACGCACGGCGACAATTTCAATGGCCACTTGAGTCTGGTGCCTCGTTTCGATCAGCCTTTTGCTTCACTTATCGAAGACTTAAACGAGCGTGGACTGCTCGATAACACCCTTGTGATTGCGCTCAGCGAGTTTGGTCGCACGCCGCGCATCAACGGACATATTGGTCGCGATCATTGGCCCGAAGCATGGTCGATTGCCATGGCAGGCTGTGGCGTGCAAAAGGGTGCGGTGATCGGCAAAACCAACGCGCTCGGAACGTTTGTCGACGGCGAGGCGTACGACATCGGTCACATGTTTCACACCTGGTTTGCAGCCCTTGGCATCGATACGTCGAAAACCGAGTACGACAACGCGGGTCAGCCCTTGCCGCTGGCGCACGACGATTGCTCGGTGGTGAAACAGCTGCTGCTATAA
- a CDS encoding tetratricopeptide repeat protein: MSDEPKNENLLPMVSAEAAAENAAQEPVEKPWFIQETTAEFFERDVIEASHKHPVVVDFWATWCQPCRLLSPVLDKVVSEFDGQIVLVKADTDQVPRFAQAFRIDSIPAVFGLKRGKVVAQFKGLLPEERLREFFKSLLPTEAEEFLRKAQELEATDLAASEQAYREALMKSPNDLEALGSLARVLLAQNKLEDCKVLLAEAEKAGVVEGGLAKIAAQVRLASTAVPSDKLADLQSKLAADPKAHDIRLQWAEGLLAAGESRAALEAFLYVVENDRAKFRSQAREKMVDAFRVLGEENPLVAEFRRNLSLALY, translated from the coding sequence ATGAGCGACGAACCCAAAAACGAGAATTTGCTGCCGATGGTCAGTGCTGAAGCTGCTGCCGAAAATGCGGCGCAAGAACCGGTTGAAAAGCCTTGGTTCATTCAAGAGACGACCGCTGAGTTTTTCGAACGCGATGTGATTGAGGCCTCGCACAAACATCCGGTGGTGGTCGATTTCTGGGCCACCTGGTGTCAGCCCTGTCGTTTGCTTTCGCCGGTGCTCGATAAGGTGGTGAGCGAGTTCGACGGCCAAATCGTGCTGGTGAAAGCCGACACCGATCAGGTCCCTCGTTTTGCGCAGGCCTTTCGGATCGATTCGATTCCCGCTGTGTTTGGGCTGAAGCGAGGGAAGGTGGTCGCGCAGTTCAAGGGGCTGCTCCCAGAAGAGCGGCTGCGTGAGTTCTTTAAGTCGTTGCTGCCGACTGAAGCGGAAGAATTTCTGCGCAAGGCGCAAGAGTTGGAAGCGACGGACCTCGCTGCGAGCGAACAAGCGTATCGCGAAGCACTGATGAAGTCGCCCAACGATCTCGAGGCGCTCGGGTCGCTCGCGCGGGTGCTACTGGCGCAGAATAAGCTCGAGGATTGTAAAGTGCTTTTGGCCGAGGCCGAGAAAGCGGGCGTGGTCGAAGGGGGGCTCGCGAAAATCGCTGCGCAGGTGCGACTCGCGTCGACAGCCGTTCCGAGCGACAAGCTTGCCGATCTGCAGAGCAAATTGGCAGCCGACCCGAAGGCACACGACATTCGTCTGCAGTGGGCTGAAGGTCTGCTGGCGGCTGGTGAATCACGCGCCGCACTCGAGGCGTTTCTCTATGTCGTCGAAAACGATCGAGCCAAGTTTCGTTCGCAAGCGCGAGAGAAAATGGTCGATGCGTTTCGCGTCCTCGGCGAAGAGAATCCACTCGTCGCCGAGTTCCGCCGCAACCTGTCGCTAGCGCTCTACTAA
- a CDS encoding DUF1553 domain-containing protein, which produces MNRFFLTTAVLLTLATLANLARSDDALHITIDRLIEADASLKFAPLTSDAEFLRRATLDLAGRTPTREELTSFLADSSADKRTRTIDRLLASGDYPQRMSQAFHNLLMERLGDSDDWQAYLYRSFAANKPWDVMSRELLSPNADDEASRASAFFYVKRLENYGQNPVDIPGLVRDVGRMFLGVDVQCAQCHDHLFVDEYKQEYFQGLLAFVGNLEIRRDVSFAAVAEKPLTKKIEFVSVFVQQPRSVGPQLPGRAEVAIPMFAAGEEFEIAPDRKTKFPGKPKFSTLAILASDLPTAENPYFARNIANRVWWMLMGRGLVHPLDLAHSDNPPSHPELLDALAASLVASKFDLRYLIREITLSRAYQRSSVWPDDLGERPVKPTYQVAFERPLSTQQLLRALLVATDELQRVTADAKPSAADLPPRSEQLIKLQTRLDKSFAPPPREPDGEFAPTVKGSLFLMNDEELLKLLSPQENNLAAQLLAENDPQQFATRLYTSVLSRLPSEEESREVAEWLAGKEPKEQLTRELLWALIASNEFCLNH; this is translated from the coding sequence ATGAATCGCTTCTTCCTCACCACAGCCGTTTTGTTGACACTTGCTACGCTCGCCAATCTTGCGCGAAGCGACGACGCACTTCACATAACGATCGATCGCCTGATCGAGGCTGATGCCAGTTTGAAATTTGCGCCGCTCACCTCGGATGCTGAGTTCCTGCGCCGCGCGACACTCGATCTCGCCGGCCGCACGCCGACGCGCGAGGAACTGACGAGTTTTCTTGCCGACAGCTCCGCCGACAAGCGAACGCGCACCATCGATAGGCTACTTGCGTCGGGCGACTATCCCCAGCGGATGTCGCAAGCGTTTCACAATCTGCTGATGGAACGTCTCGGCGACAGCGACGATTGGCAAGCCTATCTCTATCGCTCATTCGCTGCGAATAAGCCGTGGGATGTCATGTCGCGTGAGCTTCTGAGTCCTAATGCCGATGACGAAGCGTCGCGAGCCTCCGCTTTCTTCTATGTCAAACGCCTCGAGAACTATGGCCAGAACCCGGTCGACATTCCCGGCCTTGTGCGCGATGTCGGACGGATGTTTTTGGGTGTCGATGTACAATGTGCCCAGTGCCACGATCACCTGTTTGTCGACGAGTATAAGCAGGAATATTTCCAGGGACTCTTGGCGTTTGTAGGCAACCTCGAGATCCGCCGCGATGTCTCGTTTGCAGCAGTTGCAGAGAAGCCACTCACGAAGAAAATCGAGTTTGTTTCGGTCTTCGTTCAGCAGCCTCGCAGCGTCGGTCCTCAGCTACCAGGACGCGCTGAAGTAGCAATTCCGATGTTCGCTGCTGGCGAAGAATTCGAGATCGCACCTGATCGCAAAACCAAGTTTCCGGGAAAGCCAAAATTTAGCACGCTCGCCATTCTTGCGAGTGATCTTCCGACCGCTGAGAACCCGTATTTCGCTCGAAATATCGCCAATCGTGTCTGGTGGATGCTGATGGGACGCGGGCTCGTACATCCACTCGACCTGGCCCATAGCGACAATCCACCCTCGCATCCCGAACTGCTCGACGCGCTCGCTGCATCGCTGGTGGCAAGTAAGTTTGACCTTCGCTATTTGATTCGTGAAATCACTTTATCGCGGGCCTACCAGCGGTCGTCAGTCTGGCCCGATGACTTGGGCGAGCGGCCGGTGAAACCGACCTATCAAGTGGCTTTTGAACGTCCCCTGAGTACTCAGCAACTGCTGCGCGCATTGCTTGTCGCGACCGATGAACTCCAGCGGGTAACAGCCGACGCCAAACCAAGCGCTGCTGATCTTCCACCACGAAGCGAACAACTCATTAAGTTGCAAACGCGACTCGACAAATCGTTTGCACCTCCTCCGCGAGAACCGGATGGTGAGTTTGCGCCGACGGTAAAAGGTTCGCTCTTTCTGATGAACGACGAAGAACTACTGAAGCTGCTATCGCCGCAAGAGAACAATCTCGCAGCGCAACTTTTAGCGGAGAACGATCCGCAGCAATTCGCCACAAGGCTCTACACCTCGGTCCTCAGCCGCTTGCCTAGCGAAGAGGAATCGCGCGAAGTTGCCGAGTGGCTTGCTGGAAAAGAGCCCAAAGAGCAACTGACGCGCGAGCTGCTTTGGGCGCTGATTGCTTCCAACGAGTTCTGTTTGAATCACTAG